gcagtgagCTCCTGAGCTGCCTCAATGAGCAGCGCCAGCTGGGCCACCTGTGTGACCTCACCATCCGGACACAGGGCCTTGAATACCGCACCCACCGGGCTGTGCTGGCTGCCTGCAGCCACTACTTCAAGAAGCTCTTCACTGAGGGCGGTGGCGGGGCGGTCCTGAGCGCTGGGGGCGGTGGGGCGGCTGCTGGGGGAGCAGGGGCCGGCGTGTGTGAGCTGGACTTTGTGGGGCCGGAGGCGCTGGGTGCCCTGCTCGAGTTTGCCTATACAGCCACACTGACCACCAGCAGCGCCAACATGCCGGCAGTGCTCCAGGCCGCGCGGCTGCTGGAGATCCCGTGTGTCATCGCTGCCTGCATGGAGATTCTGCAGGGCAGCGGACTAGAAGCTCCCAGCCCTGACGAGGACGACTGTGAGCGAGCTCGCCAGTACCTGGAGGCCTTCGCCACAGCCACTGCTTCAGCCTCGGGAGTTCCCAACGGTGAAGACAGCCCTCCACAGGTGCCCCTCCCACCGCCGCCACTGCCCCCTCGGCCTGTTGCCCGCCGCAGCCGCAAGCCCCGAAAAGCTTTCCTGCAGACCAAGGGGGCCCGGGCAAACCACCTAGTGCCTGAAGTGCCCACAGTGCCCACTCATCCCTTGACctacgaggaggaggaggaggcggcaggAGGAGTGGGCAGCAGCGGGGGCAGTAGGCTGGGGGACAGCTACAGCCCTCCCACAGGGACTGCCTCACCCCATGAAGGGCCCCTGAGCTATGAGGCCTATGAgggtgaggaagaagaggaggagctgGCATATCCCCCTGCTTATGGGCTGGCGCAGGGTGGCGGGCCCCCGCTGTCCCCAGAGGAGCTGGGCTCAGATGAGGATGCCATCGATCCTGACCTGATGGCCTACCTGAGTTCCCTACACCAGGACGCCCTGGCACCAGGCCTAGATGGCCAGGACAAGCTAGTGCGCAAACGCCGCTCCCAGATGCCCCAGGAGTGCCCAGTCTGCCACAAGATTATCCACGGGGCTGGCAAACTGCCACGCCACATGAGGACCCATACGGGTGAGAAGCCCTTCGCCTGTGAAGTCTGTGGCGTCCGTTTCACCCGGTGAGcaccagtggggaaggggagcagCAGGGGCCATGtcgagggggagggaggaagggattaTGAGACCCGAGGTGTGGAGGCAGGTGATGCTGGAGGGACTGGGGTGGTGATGCCCAGGGTGAGGAGGGAGACCAGGAGAAAGAAAGTCAAGGGAGGTAGGTCTGGGGCATGAAAGATTTGGCTGTGCTGGAGGCAGAGTGGGTGGTGGCCGGGCCCAGTTAAGCTGCAGGCAAGTCAGCAAGGGTCTCCTGGGGCAGTAATAGGGAAACAAATGGTGGGGGCCGGGAGTGGGACAAGGCCTGGGAACCTGGCCAGGATGACCCAGGGATCGCATCCTGAACGGtttccttgcccctcccccctgcctgtGCCAGGAATGACAAGCTGAAGATCCACATGAGGAAGCACACAGGAGAGCGCCCCTACTCATGCTCGCACTGCCCAGCCCGCTTCCTGCACAGCTATGACCTCAAGAACCACATGCACCTGCACACAGGGGACCGGCCCTATGAGTGCCACCTGTGCCACAAGGCTTTCGCCAAGGAGGACCACCTGCAGCGCCACCTCAAAGGCCAGAACTGCCTGGAGGTGCGCACCCGGCGGCGCCGCAAGGACGATGCGCCCCCTCACTACCCCCCGCCCTCTGCCGCCACCCCGACCCCTGCTGGCCTTGACCTCTCCAATGGCCACCTGGACAACTTCCGACTCTCTCTGGCTCGATTCTGGGAGGAGCCAGCCCCTACTGGGCCCCCAGTCTCCACCCCGGGGCCCCCTGATGACGATGAGGAGGAGGGGGCACCCACCACACCTCAGGCTGAAGGTGCCATGGAGTCCTCTTAAAGAGGGACGAGTGGCCGAGCTGGAGCAGCACGGGGCCGGGACGCCCATGCTGAGCAGCGGGAGTGTGCAGCAGGGACGGCGCTGGGGTCCGGGCACTGAGCCTCCCTGGCATCGGAAATTGGGCCCTTCCCTCAGAGCTCTCATTGCAGTTCCAAGCTGAGAAGGTTTTGGGGCAGAGGCTCCCCAGATTGGGGTGCTCTCCCAAGGAGTGATACATAcgatattatgtatatatttacagctCCATTGTAAAGGTGGGGTCCCTGTCCCCAGCTGCTCCTGGGGAGTAGAAGCAATAATGTATTTCTGATTTGTGGGGTCCCTCTTCGGCTATGCGGGTTTCTAGGGGGTGGGGGGCTTGGGACCAAAGCCTTACCCTGCCCCCATGCCCCCTGGGGTTTTGGCTGTGTAAGGGGGTGAAGGACTGCCCCTCCCTTTCGAGACCCCTCCTTCCTGGTTTCTGTTCCCTTTTCCTGGCAGTGAATTATGCAAAGGGGGGCCGCAAAGGAAGGGTAAGTGGGGGAAAGCAAGGTAGAAGCTTGAAAGACTGGGGGACTGGGCCTGTAAGGAAGGAGCCATCCTAGTCCCCCTCCGCCCTGCTCCCAGCGCTGAGTCATGGGGTCCTGGAGAAGGGGGCGGGGTGGCCTGATTGGTTCGCCCGCCCCTGGGGGCAGCGGGAGGGGCCCCGCCCAACTACGGGAGCTGCTGctggttctcctcccctcccctcccgagTCGCTGGGCAGGGAATGTCTTGTTCCCGCCGCTCCCTCCCCGGGGCCAGAGGGCAGGGCGGGCCGGGCGGTGGCCtaccctcttctcctcctccccgcccAGGTGCAAGCCGGAGCCGCCGACACCGCTGCCGCCCCTGACTCACGCCGCCCCCGGGCTGGCGCGGTTCAGGGTGTGGGACAGGGTGAGGGGTTGGGGGCAGCCTTGCGGAGAACGGGCGAGCCGGCGCCATCTGGCGGCCGTGCCCTGCGCGGGCGAGCGCCCCTGGCGGCCACTTCCAGCGAGCCGGCTTCTCTCAACCTCCACCACCCCAGCTGGTGAGCTGCGCCCCCTTGCCAAGGCCGGGGCAAATAGCTTCTTGCTTGGCCGCAAGGAAAGTGGGCTGCGGACCTGTGGGAAAGGTGATCCTTTCCCCAGACCCTTGCCAGCCGGGCTTCCTGTTGGGTCGGGGAGAGTAATCCCCTCACTCTACCCTTAGGATTGAATCCACCCCCGGTCTGTACATAGCGTTTTCTGTTGGTCTTGTTGAAATCTAGTTTCAGATTTTTAACTACCCAattctgctgggggtgggggtatctcctccccaccttcctcGCTGGGTGCTGGACCCCATTCTGCCTGGGCTCTGCCTTGCACTATTTCCCCTCCCTggcctggcggctcctccccctccTTAAAAGGGGCAGGTTCAGGGGGCCGgtgctctccctcccccccatgcACCCCCATGCCCATTTGCACAGCTGCCCAGGTACCCCCAATAGTGGGGGGGGGTCACAGGGAGGGGGTAGCGGGACCAGTCCTTGTATCTATTTAAAAAGTGATGATGTAATATATTGGGGTAAGGGGAGGTCAGGTTGCCCTGGGCCTCATCTTAGCATTTCAGGTGATGGGACAGCCCAGGGCTGAGGAGACCTGGGGCCTAGCCCCAGGGAGTGAGGACAATgtggcctcccccctccccccttgcgGCTTCTCCACTCAGTGCCttacggggtgggggggaagcaatCCCCCCTCTCCTGTTCCCCTCCCCTTGCCTTGCCCCCCACCTCGGGTGTAAGTGacaggaagaaataataatttaagattCACACTTGTGTCCACCTATGGTTTCTTTATTTTGGAGATAGGTGGGAGGgatgaggaggagagggaaatgaGAGACAGAGGGACTGGGGGTTCTGAAGCGGGGAAGGGGCTGCTTCGGGGGCAGAGGATTTCTGAGGTGGTCAGGAGGGCTGAGGGGGCATGGGTATGCTGACAGACTGGGCCTCACATGGGTGCTGCTACCTGTGCCTCCTCTTCCAAGGCCCCTTTTCCTCATCCAGGTCACTAGCGAGGAGAGGAAGGGGGGTGGCCCAGTCACCAACATTCTGTTTTCACAGGTGCAttcctgcctcctgcccctgccccatctGTTCAGATTTGGCTCCTGTTATTTACCAGCCACTGCTGCTCTCACAGGCCCCCCAGAGCAAACCAGCTCATGGCTGTAGATAGCTTCTGATTTTAGGCTGAGAGATGAGTGGGCAgcgatttgcccaa
This genomic stretch from Kogia breviceps isolate mKogBre1 chromosome 1, mKogBre1 haplotype 1, whole genome shotgun sequence harbors:
- the ZBTB7B gene encoding zinc finger and BTB domain-containing protein 7B, with the protein product MGSPEDDLIGIPFPDHSSELLSCLNEQRQLGHLCDLTIRTQGLEYRTHRAVLAACSHYFKKLFTEGGGGAVLSAGGGGAAAGGAGAGVCELDFVGPEALGALLEFAYTATLTTSSANMPAVLQAARLLEIPCVIAACMEILQGSGLEAPSPDEDDCERARQYLEAFATATASASGVPNGEDSPPQVPLPPPPLPPRPVARRSRKPRKAFLQTKGARANHLVPEVPTVPTHPLTYEEEEEAAGGVGSSGGSRLGDSYSPPTGTASPHEGPLSYEAYEGEEEEEELAYPPAYGLAQGGGPPLSPEELGSDEDAIDPDLMAYLSSLHQDALAPGLDGQDKLVRKRRSQMPQECPVCHKIIHGAGKLPRHMRTHTGEKPFACEVCGVRFTRNDKLKIHMRKHTGERPYSCSHCPARFLHSYDLKNHMHLHTGDRPYECHLCHKAFAKEDHLQRHLKGQNCLEVRTRRRRKDDAPPHYPPPSAATPTPAGLDLSNGHLDNFRLSLARFWEEPAPTGPPVSTPGPPDDDEEEGAPTTPQAEGAMESS